A DNA window from Calliphora vicina chromosome 1, idCalVici1.1, whole genome shotgun sequence contains the following coding sequences:
- the LOC135962833 gene encoding glutamine--fructose-6-phosphate aminotransferase [isomerizing] 2 isoform X3 encodes MCGIFAYLNYLTPKSRAEVLDLLVTGLKRLEYRGYDSTGVAIDGPTGKDTVMVKSVGKVKVLEEAIAKNFSGKEYEEPLTTHVGISHTRWATHGVPCERNSHPQRSDNNNSFVVVHNGIITNYKDIKTFLEKRGFEFESDTDTEVIAKLVHHLWKQHPGYSFRELVEQAIIQLEGAFAIAMKSKHFPGECVASRRGSPLLVGIKTKTRLATNHIPILYGKETEPGKPQDHRKLLQNRDISVLPRSESTSEFMPLEKEVEYFFASDASAVIEHTNRVIYLEDDDVAAVRDGALSIHRLKKCTDDPHAREITTLKMEIQQIMKGNYDYFMLKEIFEQPESVVNTMRGRVRFDTKSIVLGGIKEYIPEIKRCRRLMLIGCGTSYHSAVATRQLLEELTELPVMVELASDFLDRNTPIFRDDVCFFISQSGETADTLMALRYCKQRGALIVGITNTVGSSICRESHCGVHINAGPEIGVASTKAYTSQFISLVMFALVMSEDRLSLQQRRLEIIDALLNLEDQIRQVLKLDSQVQELAKNLYQHKSLLIMGRGYNFATCLEGALKVKELTYMHSEGIMAGELKHGPLALVDDSMPVLMIVLRDPVYIKCMNALQQVTSRKGCPIIICEEGDNETKSYCSRSLEVPRTVDCLQGILTVIPMQLLSYHIAVLRGCDVDCPRNLAKSVTVE; translated from the exons GAATTTTCGCTTATCTTAACTACTTGACACCAAAATCTCGTGCCGAGGTTTTAGATCTCTTGGTAACTGGCTTGAAACGTTTGGAATATCGTGGTTACGATTCAACCGGTGTAGCTATTGATGGACCCACTGGCAAGGATACTGTTATGGTTAAAAGTGTGGGCAAAGTTAAAGTTCTAGAAGAAGCCATAGCCAAAA ATTTTAGCGGTAAAGAATATGAAGAACCCCTTACTACACATGTCGGAATTTCACACACACGTTGGGCCACCCATGGTGTACCCTGCGAAAGGAATTCACATCCCCAGCGTTCGGACAATAACAACAGTTTTGTTGTGGTACACAATGGCATCATAACcaattacaaagatattaaaacctttttggaaAAGAGAGGTTTCGAATTTGAATCTGATACTGATACAGAAGTTATTGCCAAATTGGTACATCATTTGTGGAAACAACATCCCGGTTACTCATTCAGAGAATTGGTAGAACAGGCCATTATACAGTTG GAAGGTGCTTTTGCTATTGCTATGAAATCAAAACATTTCCCCGGTGAATGTGTGGCCTCCAGACGTGGCTCGCCTTTGTTGGTTGGTATCAAAACCAAAACCCGCTTAGCCACCAATCACATTCCCATTCTGTACGGCAAAG AAACCGAGCCGGGCAAACCACAAG ACCATCGTAAACTTTTGCAAAATCGCGATATATCAGTATTGCCACGCTCTGAAAGTACCTCGGAATTTATGCCGTTGGAGAAGGAAGTGGAATATTTCTTTGCCTCGGATGCCTCGGCGGTCATTGAACACACCAACCGTGTCATTTACTTGGAG GATGATGATGTAGCCGCTGTACGCGATGGTGCTCTTAGCATTCATCGTCTTAAGAAGTGCACAGATGATCCTCATGCTCGTGAGATTACCACCTTGAAGATGGAAATTCAACAAATCATGAAGGGCAACTATGACTATTTCATGTTGAAGGAAATTTTCGAACAACCCGAATCGGTAGTGAATACCATGCGTGGTCGCGTACGTTTCGATACCAAGTCCATTGTCTTGGGTGGCATCAAGGAATACATTCCAGAAATTAAACGTTGTCGCCGCTTGATGTTAATTGGCTGTGGTACCTCATACCACAGTGCTGTGGCTACACGCCAACTGCTGGAAGAACTCACCGAATTGCCCGTAATGGTGGAATTGGCTTCAGATTTCTTAGATCGTAATACACCCATTTTCCGTGATGATGTTTGCTTCTTCATTTCGCAATCTGGTGAGACGGCTGATACATTGATGGCTCTGCGTTATTGCAAACAACGCGGTGCTCTGATTGTTGGCATTACCAATACTGTCGGCAGTAGCATTTGCCGTGAATCTCATTGTGGTGTGCATATCAATGCCGGACCCGAAATCGGTGTTGCTTCTACAAAGGCTTATACCTCTCAGTTCATTTCGTTGGTTATGTTCGCTTTGGTTATGTCTGAGGATCGTTTGTCATTGCAACAGAGACGTTTGGAAATTATTGATGCTCTTCTCAATTTGGAGGATCAAATTCGTCAAGTTTTGAAATTGGACTCTCAAGTGCAGGAACTGGCCAAGAATTTGTATCAACACAAGTCACTGTTGATTATGGGTCGTGGTTACAACTTTGCCACTTGTTTGGAGGGTGCCTTG AAAGTAAAAGAATTGACTTATATGCATAGTGAAGGTATTATGGCTGGTGAACTTAAACATGGTCCCTTGGCGTTGGTTGATGACTCCATGCCAGTGCTTATGATTGTGCTACGTGATCCCGTCTACATCAAGTGTATGAATGCTCTGCAACAAGTAACGTCACGCAAAGGCTGTCCCATCATCATTTGTGAAGAAGGCGACAATGAAACTAAATCATATTGTTCCCGTAGTTTAGAAGTTCCACGTACTGTAGACTGCCTTCAAGGTATCCTTACCGTTATTCCTATGCAGCTATTGTCTTATCATATTGCTGTCTTACGTGGCTGTGATGTTGATTGTCCGCGTAACTTGGCCAAATCTGTAACCGTAGAATAA
- the LOC135962833 gene encoding glutamine--fructose-6-phosphate aminotransferase [isomerizing] 2 isoform X1 produces MCGIFAYLNYLTPKSRAEVLDLLVTGLKRLEYRGYDSTGVAIDGPTGKDTVMVKSVGKVKVLEEAIAKNFSGKEYEEPLTTHVGISHTRWATHGVPCERNSHPQRSDNNNSFVVVHNGIITNYKDIKTFLEKRGFEFESDTDTEVIAKLVHHLWKQHPGYSFRELVEQAIIQLEGAFAIAMKSKHFPGECVASRRGSPLLVGIKTKTRLATNHIPILYGKDDKKQQTEQETEPGKPQDHRKLLQNRDISVLPRSESTSEFMPLEKEVEYFFASDASAVIEHTNRVIYLEDDDVAAVRDGALSIHRLKKCTDDPHAREITTLKMEIQQIMKGNYDYFMLKEIFEQPESVVNTMRGRVRFDTKSIVLGGIKEYIPEIKRCRRLMLIGCGTSYHSAVATRQLLEELTELPVMVELASDFLDRNTPIFRDDVCFFISQSGETADTLMALRYCKQRGALIVGITNTVGSSICRESHCGVHINAGPEIGVASTKAYTSQFISLVMFALVMSEDRLSLQQRRLEIIDALLNLEDQIRQVLKLDSQVQELAKNLYQHKSLLIMGRGYNFATCLEGALKVKELTYMHSEGIMAGELKHGPLALVDDSMPVLMIVLRDPVYIKCMNALQQVTSRKGCPIIICEEGDNETKSYCSRSLEVPRTVDCLQGILTVIPMQLLSYHIAVLRGCDVDCPRNLAKSVTVE; encoded by the exons GAATTTTCGCTTATCTTAACTACTTGACACCAAAATCTCGTGCCGAGGTTTTAGATCTCTTGGTAACTGGCTTGAAACGTTTGGAATATCGTGGTTACGATTCAACCGGTGTAGCTATTGATGGACCCACTGGCAAGGATACTGTTATGGTTAAAAGTGTGGGCAAAGTTAAAGTTCTAGAAGAAGCCATAGCCAAAA ATTTTAGCGGTAAAGAATATGAAGAACCCCTTACTACACATGTCGGAATTTCACACACACGTTGGGCCACCCATGGTGTACCCTGCGAAAGGAATTCACATCCCCAGCGTTCGGACAATAACAACAGTTTTGTTGTGGTACACAATGGCATCATAACcaattacaaagatattaaaacctttttggaaAAGAGAGGTTTCGAATTTGAATCTGATACTGATACAGAAGTTATTGCCAAATTGGTACATCATTTGTGGAAACAACATCCCGGTTACTCATTCAGAGAATTGGTAGAACAGGCCATTATACAGTTG GAAGGTGCTTTTGCTATTGCTATGAAATCAAAACATTTCCCCGGTGAATGTGTGGCCTCCAGACGTGGCTCGCCTTTGTTGGTTGGTATCAAAACCAAAACCCGCTTAGCCACCAATCACATTCCCATTCTGTACGGCAAAG ATGATAAGAAACAACAAACTGAACAAG AAACCGAGCCGGGCAAACCACAAG ACCATCGTAAACTTTTGCAAAATCGCGATATATCAGTATTGCCACGCTCTGAAAGTACCTCGGAATTTATGCCGTTGGAGAAGGAAGTGGAATATTTCTTTGCCTCGGATGCCTCGGCGGTCATTGAACACACCAACCGTGTCATTTACTTGGAG GATGATGATGTAGCCGCTGTACGCGATGGTGCTCTTAGCATTCATCGTCTTAAGAAGTGCACAGATGATCCTCATGCTCGTGAGATTACCACCTTGAAGATGGAAATTCAACAAATCATGAAGGGCAACTATGACTATTTCATGTTGAAGGAAATTTTCGAACAACCCGAATCGGTAGTGAATACCATGCGTGGTCGCGTACGTTTCGATACCAAGTCCATTGTCTTGGGTGGCATCAAGGAATACATTCCAGAAATTAAACGTTGTCGCCGCTTGATGTTAATTGGCTGTGGTACCTCATACCACAGTGCTGTGGCTACACGCCAACTGCTGGAAGAACTCACCGAATTGCCCGTAATGGTGGAATTGGCTTCAGATTTCTTAGATCGTAATACACCCATTTTCCGTGATGATGTTTGCTTCTTCATTTCGCAATCTGGTGAGACGGCTGATACATTGATGGCTCTGCGTTATTGCAAACAACGCGGTGCTCTGATTGTTGGCATTACCAATACTGTCGGCAGTAGCATTTGCCGTGAATCTCATTGTGGTGTGCATATCAATGCCGGACCCGAAATCGGTGTTGCTTCTACAAAGGCTTATACCTCTCAGTTCATTTCGTTGGTTATGTTCGCTTTGGTTATGTCTGAGGATCGTTTGTCATTGCAACAGAGACGTTTGGAAATTATTGATGCTCTTCTCAATTTGGAGGATCAAATTCGTCAAGTTTTGAAATTGGACTCTCAAGTGCAGGAACTGGCCAAGAATTTGTATCAACACAAGTCACTGTTGATTATGGGTCGTGGTTACAACTTTGCCACTTGTTTGGAGGGTGCCTTG AAAGTAAAAGAATTGACTTATATGCATAGTGAAGGTATTATGGCTGGTGAACTTAAACATGGTCCCTTGGCGTTGGTTGATGACTCCATGCCAGTGCTTATGATTGTGCTACGTGATCCCGTCTACATCAAGTGTATGAATGCTCTGCAACAAGTAACGTCACGCAAAGGCTGTCCCATCATCATTTGTGAAGAAGGCGACAATGAAACTAAATCATATTGTTCCCGTAGTTTAGAAGTTCCACGTACTGTAGACTGCCTTCAAGGTATCCTTACCGTTATTCCTATGCAGCTATTGTCTTATCATATTGCTGTCTTACGTGGCTGTGATGTTGATTGTCCGCGTAACTTGGCCAAATCTGTAACCGTAGAATAA
- the LOC135962833 gene encoding glutamine--fructose-6-phosphate aminotransferase [isomerizing] 2 isoform X5 — translation MCGIFAYLNYLTPKSRAEVLDLLVTGLKRLEYRGYDSTGVAIDGPTGKDTVMVKSVGKVKVLEEAIAKNFSGKEYEEPLTTHVGISHTRWATHGVPCERNSHPQRSDNNNSFVVVHNGIITNYKDIKTFLEKRGFEFESDTDTEVIAKLVHHLWKQHPGYSFRELVEQAIIQLEGAFAIAMKSKHFPGECVASRRGSPLLVGIKTKTRLATNHIPILYGKDHRKLLQNRDISVLPRSESTSEFMPLEKEVEYFFASDASAVIEHTNRVIYLEDDDVAAVRDGALSIHRLKKCTDDPHAREITTLKMEIQQIMKGNYDYFMLKEIFEQPESVVNTMRGRVRFDTKSIVLGGIKEYIPEIKRCRRLMLIGCGTSYHSAVATRQLLEELTELPVMVELASDFLDRNTPIFRDDVCFFISQSGETADTLMALRYCKQRGALIVGITNTVGSSICRESHCGVHINAGPEIGVASTKAYTSQFISLVMFALVMSEDRLSLQQRRLEIIDALLNLEDQIRQVLKLDSQVQELAKNLYQHKSLLIMGRGYNFATCLEGALKVKELTYMHSEGIMAGELKHGPLALVDDSMPVLMIVLRDPVYIKCMNALQQVTSRKGCPIIICEEGDNETKSYCSRSLEVPRTVDCLQGILTVIPMQLLSYHIAVLRGCDVDCPRNLAKSVTVE, via the exons GAATTTTCGCTTATCTTAACTACTTGACACCAAAATCTCGTGCCGAGGTTTTAGATCTCTTGGTAACTGGCTTGAAACGTTTGGAATATCGTGGTTACGATTCAACCGGTGTAGCTATTGATGGACCCACTGGCAAGGATACTGTTATGGTTAAAAGTGTGGGCAAAGTTAAAGTTCTAGAAGAAGCCATAGCCAAAA ATTTTAGCGGTAAAGAATATGAAGAACCCCTTACTACACATGTCGGAATTTCACACACACGTTGGGCCACCCATGGTGTACCCTGCGAAAGGAATTCACATCCCCAGCGTTCGGACAATAACAACAGTTTTGTTGTGGTACACAATGGCATCATAACcaattacaaagatattaaaacctttttggaaAAGAGAGGTTTCGAATTTGAATCTGATACTGATACAGAAGTTATTGCCAAATTGGTACATCATTTGTGGAAACAACATCCCGGTTACTCATTCAGAGAATTGGTAGAACAGGCCATTATACAGTTG GAAGGTGCTTTTGCTATTGCTATGAAATCAAAACATTTCCCCGGTGAATGTGTGGCCTCCAGACGTGGCTCGCCTTTGTTGGTTGGTATCAAAACCAAAACCCGCTTAGCCACCAATCACATTCCCATTCTGTACGGCAAAG ACCATCGTAAACTTTTGCAAAATCGCGATATATCAGTATTGCCACGCTCTGAAAGTACCTCGGAATTTATGCCGTTGGAGAAGGAAGTGGAATATTTCTTTGCCTCGGATGCCTCGGCGGTCATTGAACACACCAACCGTGTCATTTACTTGGAG GATGATGATGTAGCCGCTGTACGCGATGGTGCTCTTAGCATTCATCGTCTTAAGAAGTGCACAGATGATCCTCATGCTCGTGAGATTACCACCTTGAAGATGGAAATTCAACAAATCATGAAGGGCAACTATGACTATTTCATGTTGAAGGAAATTTTCGAACAACCCGAATCGGTAGTGAATACCATGCGTGGTCGCGTACGTTTCGATACCAAGTCCATTGTCTTGGGTGGCATCAAGGAATACATTCCAGAAATTAAACGTTGTCGCCGCTTGATGTTAATTGGCTGTGGTACCTCATACCACAGTGCTGTGGCTACACGCCAACTGCTGGAAGAACTCACCGAATTGCCCGTAATGGTGGAATTGGCTTCAGATTTCTTAGATCGTAATACACCCATTTTCCGTGATGATGTTTGCTTCTTCATTTCGCAATCTGGTGAGACGGCTGATACATTGATGGCTCTGCGTTATTGCAAACAACGCGGTGCTCTGATTGTTGGCATTACCAATACTGTCGGCAGTAGCATTTGCCGTGAATCTCATTGTGGTGTGCATATCAATGCCGGACCCGAAATCGGTGTTGCTTCTACAAAGGCTTATACCTCTCAGTTCATTTCGTTGGTTATGTTCGCTTTGGTTATGTCTGAGGATCGTTTGTCATTGCAACAGAGACGTTTGGAAATTATTGATGCTCTTCTCAATTTGGAGGATCAAATTCGTCAAGTTTTGAAATTGGACTCTCAAGTGCAGGAACTGGCCAAGAATTTGTATCAACACAAGTCACTGTTGATTATGGGTCGTGGTTACAACTTTGCCACTTGTTTGGAGGGTGCCTTG AAAGTAAAAGAATTGACTTATATGCATAGTGAAGGTATTATGGCTGGTGAACTTAAACATGGTCCCTTGGCGTTGGTTGATGACTCCATGCCAGTGCTTATGATTGTGCTACGTGATCCCGTCTACATCAAGTGTATGAATGCTCTGCAACAAGTAACGTCACGCAAAGGCTGTCCCATCATCATTTGTGAAGAAGGCGACAATGAAACTAAATCATATTGTTCCCGTAGTTTAGAAGTTCCACGTACTGTAGACTGCCTTCAAGGTATCCTTACCGTTATTCCTATGCAGCTATTGTCTTATCATATTGCTGTCTTACGTGGCTGTGATGTTGATTGTCCGCGTAACTTGGCCAAATCTGTAACCGTAGAATAA